GCGGACCCGGTCCAGCAGGGCCTGGCGGGCGGCACGGGCAGTGGAGGGGTCGGCGAGGATCGCGGCGCGCAGGGCGGTGGGGTTCTCCGCCACCTCCAGGGCCTTGGTGGGCCGGATGCCCTCCGCCTCGGCGGCCTCCGCGATGGCCGTGCCGCGCTCGGACGTGGCGCTGGTGCGGGAGACGTAGTAGCTCAGCCACACGTCGGCGTCCGGCAGGTCCACCTCCTGACCGGGCGTCAGCGCCTCGAAGTGCGGAACCATGCCGTCGTCCGCCGCCCGGTCCCACGCCTTGTAGTAGCGCATGACCCGCTCCGGGGAGCAGCCGGCGAGTTCCGCGAACTCCTTGGCGGACACCTTCGGCGTCTCGTCCGCGCCCTGACCGCCGGGCCGCACACTGCGTGCCACCTTCAGCCCGAAGGCCCACCCTCCGGTCCGGGCGTACGCCCCGAACTCCCGCGCGTCCCGCGCGACCAGGTCGGAAACGGGCACCGCGGCGACGGGGGTCTCGGGCGGGGTGAGGGCAACGGTCACGGACGACTCTCCGGAGGCGGGGCGGATCGGACTGCACATCGGACTGCACGAGGTGCGCACGGAAGCCTAGCGGCACCCGCTGACCTCGCCGTTCACCGCCCGCGCGGCCCGTGCGAAAACCGTCGTCGGAGACAATGGCCGGGGCTTCAGCCGAACGCGTCGCGCAGCGCGGGCAGCAGGGTCTTCTCCGACCAGTCCAGGTACGCCGGCTGCGACTCCCCGCCGATCTGGACGAGCGCGATCTCGGTGAACCCGGCCTCGGCGTAGGGGCGGACGGCCTCGACGAACGCCTCCGGGTCGTCACCGCACGCAATCGCGTCGGCGACGTCGTCCTGCGTGACGAACTGGGTGGCCGCGTCGAAGGAATCGGGGTGCGGCAGCTCCGAGTTGACCTTCCAGCCGCTGCCGAACCAGCGGAACTGGGAGTGCGCCCGCTCGACGGCCGCGTCCCGGTCGGGGTCGTAGCAGACCGGCAGCTGGCCGATGCGGGGCTTGCCCCGGCCGCCGTGCCGGTCGAAGGCCTCCAGCAGGCCGGCCTTGGGCTCCGTGGCGATCACCAGGTCACCGAGCCGGCCCGCGAGTTCGCACGACCGCTCACCGGAGACGGCGATGCCGATGGGCGGGGCCTCGCCGGGCAGGTCCCACAGCTTGGCCGACTCCACGTCGAAGTGCGTGCCGCGGTGGTTGACATGGCCGCCCTCGAAGAGCGCGCGGATGATCTCCACGGCCTCCTCGAACATCTCGTGCCGCACATCGACGGACGGCCAGCCGCCGCCCACCACATGCTCGTTGAGGTTCTCGCCCGACCCCAGCCCCAGCCGGAACCGGCCCTCGGACAGCAACTGCAGCGTCGCCGCCTTCTGCGCCACCACCGCCGGGTGGTAGCGGAACGTCGGGCACGTCACATACGTCATCAGCGGGATACGTGACGTCGCCTGGGCGGCCGCGCCGAGCACGGCCCACGCGTACGGCGAATGACCCTGCGAGCGCAGCCACGGGAAGTAGTGGTCGGAGGTCACCGAGAAGTCGAAGCCCGCCTCCTCGGCCCGCACCACATGGTCGACGAGGGCTCGCGGGCCGGCCTGCTCGGTCATCATCGTGTATCCGATTTGCACCATAACCGGCGAGTCCCCTGACAGCGGGCCCGGAAACGGCTCGATCAAGGTCGCCGACGGGTGCAGGATGCATCCATGAGTGCTTCCCCCCTGCCGACTTCCGGTCCGGCCGCCCAGGGTGTCGACGCCTGCGGCGTCCACGCCTTCCTCGACGCCCTCGAAGCCGCCCCCGAGATCGAGCCGCACAGCCTGATGATCATGCGGCACGGGCAACTGGTGGCCTCCGGCTGGTGGGCGCCGTACACCCCCGAACGCCTCCACCTGCTGTACTCGCTCAGCAAGAGCTTCACCGGGACCGCGGCGGCCCTGGCCGAGGCCGAGGGACTGATCGACTTCGACGCGCCGGTGATCTCGTACTTCCCGGAGTTCGAGGCCGGCATCACCGACCCGCGCAGCCGGGCCATGCTCGTCCGGCACGTGGCGTCCATGGCCAGCGGCCACCGGCGGGACACCGTCGACGAGGCATTCGGGCGGGATCCCGCCGAGCCCGTACGGGGGTTCCTGCGGCTGCCGCCCGACGAGGACCCCGGCACGGTCTTCGCCTACAACCAGCCCGCCACCTACACGCTCGCCGCGATCGTCCAGCGGGTCACCGGGCAGTCGCTCAGCGACTACCTGCGGCCCCGGCTGCTGGATCCGCTGGGCATCGGCGAGGTGGCCTGGCGCCGTGACCGTGCCGGCCGCGAGCTCGGCTTCAGCGGCCTGCACGCCACCACCGACGCCGTCGCCCGGCTCGGCCGGCTGTATCTGTGCGACGGGCTGTGGGAGGGCAGGCGGCTGCTGCCTCAGGGATGGGCGGCCCGCGCCTCGCAGCCCCGCATACCGACCGCGGGGGCCATGGGCGACGTGAACCGGCAGGACTGGGACCGGGGTTACGGCTACCAGTTCTGGGCGTCCCGGCACGGCTACCGGGGGGACGGCGCGTTCGGCCAGTTCTGCCTGGTGCTGCCGGAGCACGACGTGGTGATCGCGGCGACCTCAGCGACCGAACGGATGCAGGAGTACCTGAACCTGGTCTGGGAGCACCTCCTGCCCGCCTTCGGGCCCGAGCCGCTGACCGGCCGAGAGGCCGCCGACGCGGAGCTGCGCGAGCGCCTCGGCCGGCTGGCGCTGCCGCCCGCCCCGGGCCGCGCCGCACCCCAGGAGCGGGAGCAGGACTGGACGGCCGCCGCGTTCACCCCCGCCCAGGAAGACGGACCCGTCCGGGCGGCCGGGCTCACCCGGGACGCGGACGGCTGGACCCTCACCCTCACCGGGGAAGGGGACAGGCCGGACCGCCCGGACCGGCTCGCCCTGCCGCTCGCGGGGGAGGGCTGGAGGGTCGCCGAGGAACCCGCGCCGACCGCGGCGAGCGGCGGCTGGACCGATGCCGGCACGCTCGCGGTGGAGGTGGTGTTCCTGGAGACCCCGCACCGCCTGGCACTGACCTGCTCCCTCGCGGACCGGACACTCACCGCGCACTGGCGCACCCAGCCGCTGCACGGCGGCCGGCTCACCACCCTGCGGGCACCGCGCAGCTCAGACTGAGCCCGGTTGGAAGGTCGTGAGGAACGTCCGCAGCGCCTCCTGGTTGGCGGCGTCCTCCCACTCGGCGTCCGGGGTCGTCCAGCGCAGCGAGAAGCTCCGGCCCTCACCCAGCAGGACGCCCCGGCCGAAGGTGTGCACCCGGGTGCCGTCGGCGTCGGTGGTCCACTCCATGTCGGCGGCCTTGCGGGCTTGGTACGTCGTCGCGCGGATCGCGCCGATCCGGTCGTAGCCGTCCGCCTGCTTGAGGTTGGGCTCGACGTCGTCCCGCCACACGGCCACGGGGTCGGGGCCGGCCTGATCGCTGAAGGTGACGGCCAGCGTGCGGTCGTCCCCGTCGGCGCCGAAGACGGCCCGGTACGCCCCGCCGTCGCGGTCGGTGTCCAGGCGCTTCCAGCCCTCGGGCAGCGCGACCGAGAAGCCCTCCGCCGCCCGGTAGCGCTGGAAGCCGGGCGGCAGGGCCGTGGCCGGGGCGGACGGGGTGGGCGTGGGAGCCGGGGACGACGGAGTGGGGGAGGGGGACGTGGGCGGCCCGGACGGATCGGTGCCGCCACCCGCGCCCTCGCCCGGCGTGGCGGCGGAGGCCGGCGGCCGGACCGGTGATTCGGCCGTGTCGTTGCCGCTGTCCGTGCCGGGCAGCCCCTGGGTCGCGGCGAGCACGGCGACCGCGACGGTGATGACGGCCAGGGCCGTTCCCGCCACCATGGTCCGTCTGCTCCACGCCGGGCTCCCCGGCCGCATCGCGGCGTACACGCCGCGCAGCCGCGGGACCGGTGCCGCGGCCAGGGCCGCCTGGGGATCCTCGGTCAGTGCCCGGGTCAGCGCCTCACGCACCACCTCGCGGGTCAGCCGCTCCCGTGAGTCCTTGCGGAGCATCCCCTGCACGGCCTGGGTGAGCGGCCCGGCGCGCACCGGCGTGCGCAGCGGCAGCCGGTCCACGCCCTTCAGGGTGTTCTCCGGGCGTCCCCGGTCCCGGAAGGGCGGGCGCCCCTCGACCATGGTGTACAGGATCGACCCAAGGGCCCACAGGTCGGCCGCGGGGCCGATGCGCTGATCCCGGGCCTGCTCGGGGGCGGCGTACGCGGGTGCCGTGAGCCGGGGCGCGAGGGTCGCGCCGGCCAGGCCGAAGCCGGTGATGACGACCGAGTGGTCCTCGCGCACGAACACCTGGCCGGGACTGAGCTCGCCGTGTGTGATGCCCCCGGCGTGCGCGGCGTCCAGCACGTCGAGCAGCTCCAGGCCGATCCGCGCCGCCCGCACATAGTTGAACGTGCCCCGCTCCGCGAGGAGCTCGGCGAGCGGGGTGCCGTCGATCCACTCGTTCACGGTCCACAGGGCACCGGCCTCCTCGACGGCGTCGACAACCGTGGCGATCCGGCCCGGGCACAGCAGTGCCATGTTCTCGGTGGTGCGCAGCAGGCGGGCGGCGGCCCGGCGCTCGGCCCCGCCCGGGTCCTCCGGAAGCCCGACCTGGGTCACGAGGCACGGGCGGGAGATCTCACCGGCCCCGGTGTCCTCGGCATACCAGCAGATGCGGTTGGTCTCGCGCTGGATGATCTCTAGCAGCCGGTACCGGCCGGCGACCAACTGGTGTGTGGAGACGTGCGCCCTGCCCATGGCCATCCCTCGCTGGAAACCTGGCTCTGACCTTTTCCTGAGGTACGGGGGATGAGGCGCCCTGCGTTCAAACGGATCGCAACTCCGTGTTCATTTCTGTCTTTTGTTCAAGAGAAGCGAGCAACTGTGCGAGGAAAAACGGTCTTTCGCCGCCTCGGGTACGGTCTCGGGCACGCTTCACCTCGGCCGCCGAGGCCGTGGCGGCCCGAGATGAATTCGCCCGCCGACGCCCGCGGATTCGCAAATTCCCGCCCGGCCTGGGGGTAACCGGCGGTAAATGCGGACGTGTGCAACGTCTGAACTCGAAGCCCTCCGATGAATTCCGCGCCGGATTCCCCCGAGGACCGCCGCAAGGTCAACGCAGACCGAAGCGACGTGACCAGGCGAACAGATCGCCCGTCGTCGCGTTGCCCCCGCACACCACCAGGCCGAGCCTGGCCCCGTCGCCGACCCGCTCCAGGACCTGCCGGGCGGCGGGCAGCAGGCAGCCGGCCGCCGGTTCGGCCCACACCTTGGCGTGGTCGGCCAGCTCCAGCGAGCCCCGCACGGCCTCCCGGTCGGGAACCACGAGGACCTCGGTGACCAGGGCGGAGACATGGTCGTACGTCAGCTGCGACACGGACGGCGCGCTGAGGGTCGAGACGATCGACGACAGGGCGACCGGCAGCGGGCCACCCGCCGCCAGCGCCTCGGACATGGCCTGCGCGCCCTCGGTCTCCACGCCCCACACCCGCACCCCGGGCCGGCAGGCACGCAGCGCGGCGGCGACGCCGGCGATCAGGCCACCGCCCCCGATGCTCACGAGGACGTCCGTGAGCTCACCGGCGTCGGCGGCGAACTCCAGCCCGACCGTGCCCTGTCCGGCGATCACCACCGGGTCGTCGAAGGGGTGGACCAGGGTCAGCCCCTCCTGCTGGAGCCGCGTCATGAGCGCGAACGCGCCGTCCATGTCATCGGTCAACCGGACCGACGCGCCGGCCGCCTCCGCGATCTCCACGGCACGGGCGGGTGCCGAGCGCGGCATCACCACCGTGGCCTTCACATCGAGGGCCGCGGCCATGACCGCGAGGGCGATCCCGTGGTTGCCGCCGCTGACCGCCACCACGCCGGCGGCCCGTTCCGCCTCGCTCAGCGACAACAGCTTCGCCGTGGCCCCGCGCGACTTGAACGAACCGGTGCGCTGCAGCAGTTCGAGCTTCGCGGTGACCGGGGCACCGAGCAACGCCGACAGCCCCGGGCTGTCCACCGTCGGGGTGCGCACCACGTGCCCGGCGATCTGCTCCGCCGCGGCTTCGATCTCCGAGACGCCGATCATGGCAGCCCTCCTTCCGGCGCGGGATCGCGGAACGCGCCGTGTCGAACCCTGACGCGCGCGGGGGGCCCAGGTCAACGCGGCGTCGGGGTGACGGCATCGGCGTGGCGCACCCGCTCGCGTCGCTCAGACGTCGCGCCGCACCAGGTAGCCGAGCAGCGAACGCAGTTCATCGGCCGCCCCCGCGGTCGACGGCACGTCGGCGAGCGCCGTCTCGACGGCGGTGATGTGCCGCCGGGCCTCCGCCAGGGCCGCCGAGCGGCCGCCCGCCTCCTCGATCAGGGCCGCCGCCGTCTCCGGCGCGTCGCCCGCCTCCAGAAGGCCGGCGATCCGGCCTCCCATCGGGGAGCCGAGCGCCACCAGCACGGGGAACGTCTTCTTCCGCTCGCGCAGATCGCCGTGGACCGGCTTACCGGTGACGCGGGGATCACCCCAGATGCCCAGCACGTCGTCGACGATCTGGAACGCGACCCCGAGATGCCGGCCCGCCCGGTCGAGCGCGGCGACCGTCCCGGGGCCGGCACCCCCGAGCACGGCACCCAGGGCTGCCGCGCAGCCCAGCAGCGCACCCGTCTTGTGCTCCGCCATCGCCCGGTACGCGTCGGGCCGCACCCGCTCCGGCCCGGTCCACGGACGGTCGGCGAACAGCAGGTCGTCCGCCTGCCCGCGCACCAGGTCGCCCAGCGCCACCGACAGGGTCCGCACGGCTCGGGCCCCACCCGGCTCCGCGGCCAGCGTCTCGACGGCCAGGGCGAACAGGGCGTCGCCCGCGAGCACCGCGGGCCCCGTGCCGTAGGCCTTCCACACGGTCGGGCGGCCTCGCCGCTCCCCGTCGCCGTCCATGATGTCGTCGTGCAGCAGGGAGAAGGTGTGCACCAGTTCCACGGCGACGGCCGCGGCCACCCCGGCCCGCTCCGGCGCACCGGCCGCCTCGGCCCCGAGCACCGCGAGCGCCTGCCGTACGCCCTTCCCGCCGGAGGCGACGGCCGGCGCACCGCCTGCCTCGCACCAGCCGAAGGAGTAGGCGGCCATCTCGCCGACCCAGGGGTGCAGCCGCCCCACGGCCTCCTCCAGGGCAGGCCGGACCAGGGCCCGGCAGCGCTCGAGCACACGGGGGACGTCGCCGGCAGCGGACGCGCGGGCACCGGACACGCCGGCACCGGACGCGCGGGCGCCGGCTGTGAGAGTTCCGGCCGTGCGAGCGTGCGGCTCACCCTGCCCTGTCGGCCGTGGCGTACGGGGAGCCTCCCGCGCCGCGTCCTGCGGCGCCGGCCGTGCCGCATCGGAAGCCTCGTGCGCCGCGTCCCGCCGCCGTGGCCCGCCGGTTGCCGGGGGCGACGCCGTCGTGGCGGCCCGTCGTGCCGTGTCCACCGTCGTGGGCGGCGCCGTCACCGTGCCGCCTCCGTCGCCGCCGGCTCGGTGGCCGGTATGCCGAGTTCCTCATGGGCCCGGGCCACCATCCGGCGGGCGTGCTGGAGGCCGATGCGCTCCAGCAGTCCGGCGAGGTCGGCCAGTTCGGCCGCCGTCTCGGCACGGTCGCGGCCGAGGCGGGCCAGGGACTTGGCGAGTCCCAGGCGCGACAGGGCCTCCCCGCGCGGCTCGCTCATCTCGCGGAACTCCGCGAGCGCCTGCTCGTACAGCTCCCGTGCCTCGGCGTAACGCCCCGCCCGGTACAGCACGTTGCCGCGCATCTTGTGGTTGTAGGCCAGCGCGCTGGACAGCCGCATCGCACGGCACGCCGTCTCCGCCTCGCTCAGCAGCTCCAGGGCCCGCCCGGTGTCCCCGTCGCGCACCGACACCACGTCGGCCAGCCCCCGCAGCGCCCACGCGTGACCGCGCCGGTCGTCCGCGCGAGCGGCGATCTCGGCGGCCTCCTCGAACAGCGCGTACGCCGTGTCGTAGCGCCCGGTGTTGCGGTGCATCTGGGCGATGCCCTCCAGCGCCCACACCGTGTGCCGCGCCTCCCCGCGCCGCCGGGCCTCGGCGAGCAGCTGCTCGTGCAGCCGGCCGACGGCCTCGTAGTCGCCCTGGATGCGGCCGGTCTCGGCCAGGCCGGCCAGAGAGTAGCCGCGGACGACGATGTCCCCGCCGCGGTCGCCGAGGTCGGCAGCCAGCTGGAGCAGTCTGCGGGCCAGCCGGAGCGCGCCGCGCTGCCGGGCCAGGGTGCCGCCGCTCCACAGGGCCCAGGCCATCGCCCCGACGTCCCCGGCCCGCCGGGCCGCGCGGTAGCTCGCCTTCCAGGCCCGGTCCGCGTCCTCGACCCGGCCCAGCCGGCGGTGCGCCTCGGCCACCGCGAGTCCGGAGCGCGCCGCCTCCCCGGGCTGTCCGGCCCGCTCGGCCGCTCTCAACTGCTCGGTACCGGCGGCCAGGACGTCGGTCAGGGAGGAGTTGACGGACAGAGTGGTGAGCGCGCCCTGGTACTCCGGGGCGAATGCCTTGCCGTACATCGATGCCTTTCGGTCCGTATGCACCCCATCTATACATAGCGCGTATACATGGTGTGCATAGAAGGGTGAAAACCTGCCCTGGCCACTGGGGCCAGGGCAGCACCTGTTGCCGATCAAGACGTCGGCGGAACGGACCGGGTTGCCTCTGAGGCGCAGATCACCTGAGAGGTGTTCAGTGCTGCCCCGCTTTGTGCGGTGTCGCCTCGCTCGGCCGGACGACGACGTACCCCTCGCCCTGGAGCAGCAGTTGCACGGCCTCGCCGGAACCGCCGCGCAGCATCGACCCGATGGACTGGGAGCGGTGCAGGGAGGTCTGCAGACCCGCGGTCCAGCCGACGATCGCGTCGGTGTCGACGTACACCGGGTACTGCGGCGAGACCGGGATGACGAGTGGACTGCCCTCGCAGACCAGGCCCAGCTTGCCGTGCCCCGTGAAGACGCTGTTGAAGAGGCCGCCGCCGGTCATGCCCGCGCCTTTCACCGTCGCGATGCGGTACGACAGCGTGGCGTCGAAACACAGCACGTTGCGGCCGTTGACGGTGAACTCGTCGCCGGGCTCGACGTCGACGATGAAACAGTTCTGCGCCTCGTGCGCGAACCAGGCCTCACCCTGCCCGCGCACCGCCATCAGCGGCAGCCCCTCGCCGGTGACGGCGCGCTTGAGCATGCCGCCCATGCCCTGGCCTTTGCGTTCGAACTGGAGGTTGCCGCGGTAGGAGATCATCGCGCCCTGCCGGGCGAGCATGTCGCCGTTCACCGTGTACCGGATGCATTTGGCGTTCTCGACCGCCATGCCCGGCGCCACGGCCGGCTGCACCATGTGCTCATTGGAAAAGAGGTCACCCTTCATACCGGCATCCTCGCCCGGAGCGATTCCCTCCGCCAGGATCGCGCAGGAGTCCCGGCCGTGAAGCGGCCGGGCGTCAACCCGGTACCGACCAGGCCCAGATCACCCACGTCAGCGGCGAGGCCCGCCCGTTCGAGGTCTGCGCGGAGGGAGGCCCCGCCACCTCCCGGTCGACGTCCCGAAGCCGCCCTGACCGGCACGGACGGCCGGCCCGTCGGGCCCACCTGCGCGGCGCCGCCGACCGCACCACTACGGTGGCCTACGCCGGGACGACCCCCTCCCGCACCCGACCGACCGGCCGAAGGAGCGCCGCCGCATGTCCCGCACCGCACGTCCCCGTGCCGCCCTGGCCGCCCTCTCCTGCTGCGTCGCACTGGGCTGCGGGACCGGCACGGTGCCGCAGGGGGACCGGCCGAGCCCGCCGTCCAGCGCCCCCGGGGCAGCCGGGCACGGCGTGGTCACCTGGGCCTCCTCCGCCGGCCACATCGGCGAGGCGGCCGACGGCCGCGGCTACCGGCTGATGGTGCACACCAGCGTCGGCGGCAGCGGCCTCAGGGTGCGGCTGACCAACGCCTTCGGCGACGAGCCGGTGACGTTCGGCAACGTCCACGCGGGCCTGCAACGGGACGGCGCCGCCCTCGTCCCCGGCAGCAACAGGCGCCTGACCTTCGGCGGCGCCCGCTCCGTCACCGTCCCCGCCGGCGGCATCGTCTACAGCGACCCGCTGCCCGGCCACGTCCCCGCCGGGCGCACCCTCGCCGTCAGCCTGTACGTCCCCCGGGCTGGCGACACGCTCACCGGGCACTGGATGGCGATGCAGACGTCGTACACCACCGACGGCGACCACACCGCGGAGGAGGGCGCGGCCCACTGGAAACAGCGGACCGGCTCCTATGTCTACCTCGACGCCGTCACCGTGCGCCCCCGCAAGGGCACGGGTGCCGTGGCCGCCCTCGGCGACTCCATCACCGACGGCTGGCACTCCACGGTCGACCGGAACCGCCGCTGGCCCGACTACCTGGCCCGCCGGCTCGGCGCCTCCGGCACCTCGGTCAAGGGCGTGGCCAACGCGGGCATCGCCGGGAACAAGGTCCTCTTCGACGGCCCCGGCGAGAGCGCCCTGAACCGCGTCCAGCGCGACGCGCTGTCCCTGCCGGGCGTGCGCACGGTCTTCCTCTTCCAGGGCGTCAACGACATCAAGGCCGAGCCCGGCGCCACGAGCGCCGGGCTGATCGCCGGGTACCGCCGGCTCATCGACCGGGCGCACGCGGCAGGGAAGTGCGTCGTCGGTGCCACGATCGCCCCCTACAAGGGCTGGCAGGAGTGGGACCCCGCCGGGGAGGCGATACGGCAGCGGGTCAACACCTTCATCCGCCGCAGCGGAGAGTTCGACGCGGTCGCCGACTTCGACCGGGTCCTGCGCAGCCCCTACGACCCCGAGCGGATCCTGCCCGCCTTCGACGGCGGTGACCATCTGCACCCCAACGACAAGGGCATGCGGGCGATGGCCGACGCCGTCGACCTGCAGAGCCTCGACTGCGGGACCGGCTGAGCCGTCAGCCGGACGTCGAGGGCTCCGGGGTGATCAGGCCCTCGCGGTAGGCGATCGCCACGGCCTCGCCGCGGCTCGACGCGCCCAGCTTGGCGAGGATGTTGGAGACGTGGACGCTCGCGGTCTTGCCGCTGATGAACAGCTCCTCGCCGATCTGCCGGTTGCTGCGGCCGAGGGCGAGCAGCCGCAGCACGTCCTGCTCGCGCGCGGTGAGCGTGCCGGCCCGGTCGGCGTCGCCCGACGCGTCCGACAGCCGGCTGCGCCGCACCAACGCGTCGACCTGCTCCCGCAGCGGGGTGGCGCCGAGGTCGTCGGCGGTCTCACGGGCCGCCCGGGCCTCGGCGGCCGCCTCCTCGCGGCGCCCGGCCACCACCAGAGCCTCTGCGTACCGCACACGACAGCGCGCCAGCTCGTAGACGTCGCCGTAGCCGAACGCCGTCACCGCCTCCGACCAGGCCGCCGCGTCCGGTCCCTTCGTGGCCCGGACCCACTCCGCCTCCGCCCGGGCCAGCCAGGCCTGCCCCTCCGGCCCCTGGGGTGTGCCGTCCTCGCCGTGGGTGGCGACGGCCCGCGCCAGTTCCACCAGTTCGGCCGCGGTGCCGGTCCAGCGGCGGGCCCCCGCCTCGTCACCGGTCAGCCGCAGCCCGGCGGCAGCGTCGGCCACCGCGGACAGCGCCAGTGCGGCCAGCCGGACCGTGACCCCCGGGCGGGGGACCGCCTCGTCGGCCAGGGCCGTGACCGTGGACCGCATCCACCGCACCGCGTCCTCGGGATCGCCGCGCAGCGCCGCGGCGTCCGTGAGCACGATGCCCGCGACCAGGGTGGCCATCCAGTCGAAGGGACCCTCCAGCAGGGCACGTGCCCGGTCGGCGGCTGCCAGATCGCCGCGCGCCAGCGCCACGTACAGGGCGGGACCGACCGTGTAGCCGCCGGCGGCCGGCGGCTGCTCGGGGTCGGCCTCCGCCGCGCGCACGCACTCGTCCCAGCGGCCCAGCACATGCAGCACCAGCAGCCGCAGGTACCGCATCTCCAGCGGGTACGTGGAGGACAGCAGCCCCGCTTGCCGGGCCCGGTCCAGGCCCTCGGTCAGCCAGGGCACGCACTCCGACAGGGCACCGGACTCGTAGCAGCCCATGGCCAGGTTGAACAGGGCCCGCAGCTCCACGGGCGCGTTGCCCGAACTCCGTGCCAGGTCACGCGCCTTGACCAGCCGCTCACGGCCCTCCGGGCCGCGCCGCCCGGCGCCGTCGAAGACGGCCAGGGAGATCAGCAGGTCCGCCTGGGCGTCGGTCACCCCCAGTCGCTCCGCCACGCCCAGGGCACGGCGGGCGACCCGCAGCGCGGTCTCGTTCTCCCCGACGTGGCGTGCGGCCAGGACATGGGTGGCCGCCGCCCACACCCATGTACGCGACGGAGGATCCTCCGGGATCATCGCCAGCGCCTCGCTGCTGTAGGCGAACGCCGCCGTCTGGCTGTCCACGCTCAGCAGGTTGCCCGCGAGCGTGTAGCGGACCCGCGCGGCGAGTTCGGAGTCGGCGTCCTGGCCGAGCTCCGCCAGCGCGGACCGGGTGAGGGCGACCGCGCGGTGCTGCCGGCCGGCGTGGGCGGCGGCCGCCGACGCCCGCAGCGTCAGCGTGACCCGGTCGACGCCCCCGCCCGAGGGCCGGCTCTCGGGGGTCACCGCGGCCCAGAGGTCCAGGGCCGCTTCGAGGTGCCGCTGCTCCTCGGCCGGTGCCCCGACGCCCTGGGCGTGATCGGCTGCCTCCAGGGACGCGGCCAGCGCCTCGGCCAGGTCGTGGCTCTCCCGGTAGTGGTGGGCGCGCTCTGCGGCACTCTCGGCGAGGCTCCCGCGCCCGGCGAGCAGCCGCGCGAACGCGCCGTGCAGCCGCGCCCGCTCTCCGGGCAGCAGATCGGCGTAGACGGCCTCACGGGCGAGGGCGTGCCGGAAGGAGTAGGTGTCGTCGTCCCGGGCGACGAGCAACTGCCGTCCCACCGCCTCGCGCAGCGCCGACTCGAGCTCCGTCTCGGGAAGCCCCACCGCCTCCCGCAGCAGGTCGTGCTCCACCCGGCGTCCGGCGACCGCTGCGGTCCGCAGCACCTGCTGCCCGGTCTCGGACAGCTGCTCGAAACGGATCAGCAGCACATCGGCGAGTCCGCTGGGCACTCCGCCCGACTCCGTGTCGGTCGCGGCGAGCAACTCCTCCGCGTAGAAGGCGTTGCCCTCGGCCCGTTCCACGATCCGGCGCACCGTGGCGTCCGGCAGCGGCCCGGGCTCCAGGGCCCGCACCAGCCGGTCCACGTCGGCATCGGCCAGCGGCCGCAGCTCCAGCCGCTCGACCGGGGGCAGCCGGATCAGCTCCGCGAG
The Streptomyces tuirus genome window above contains:
- a CDS encoding SGNH/GDSL hydrolase family protein: MSRTARPRAALAALSCCVALGCGTGTVPQGDRPSPPSSAPGAAGHGVVTWASSAGHIGEAADGRGYRLMVHTSVGGSGLRVRLTNAFGDEPVTFGNVHAGLQRDGAALVPGSNRRLTFGGARSVTVPAGGIVYSDPLPGHVPAGRTLAVSLYVPRAGDTLTGHWMAMQTSYTTDGDHTAEEGAAHWKQRTGSYVYLDAVTVRPRKGTGAVAALGDSITDGWHSTVDRNRRWPDYLARRLGASGTSVKGVANAGIAGNKVLFDGPGESALNRVQRDALSLPGVRTVFLFQGVNDIKAEPGATSAGLIAGYRRLIDRAHAAGKCVVGATIAPYKGWQEWDPAGEAIRQRVNTFIRRSGEFDAVADFDRVLRSPYDPERILPAFDGGDHLHPNDKGMRAMADAVDLQSLDCGTG
- a CDS encoding AIM24 family protein, which translates into the protein MKGDLFSNEHMVQPAVAPGMAVENAKCIRYTVNGDMLARQGAMISYRGNLQFERKGQGMGGMLKRAVTGEGLPLMAVRGQGEAWFAHEAQNCFIVDVEPGDEFTVNGRNVLCFDATLSYRIATVKGAGMTGGGLFNSVFTGHGKLGLVCEGSPLVIPVSPQYPVYVDTDAIVGWTAGLQTSLHRSQSIGSMLRGGSGEAVQLLLQGEGYVVVRPSEATPHKAGQH
- a CDS encoding helix-turn-helix transcriptional regulator; translated protein: MQQASSATPVVGRDAELKRLSGVLDRARGGEARAVLIAGDAGVGKTRVLDEVGSKAAATGMTVVTGHCVDLGDVGLPYLPFTEVLGVLAADERFAGALAAHPVVERLLGAGSDSVRDVDGRLRLFEGMAGLLAGVAEVAPLLLVLEDLHWADQSSRDLLRFLLGRGVLRHRLAVFASYRADDLHRRHPLRPLLAELIRLPPVERLELRPLADADVDRLVRALEPGPLPDATVRRIVERAEGNAFYAEELLAATDTESGGVPSGLADVLLIRFEQLSETGQQVLRTAAVAGRRVEHDLLREAVGLPETELESALREAVGRQLLVARDDDTYSFRHALAREAVYADLLPGERARLHGAFARLLAGRGSLAESAAERAHHYRESHDLAEALAASLEAADHAQGVGAPAEEQRHLEAALDLWAAVTPESRPSGGGVDRVTLTLRASAAAAHAGRQHRAVALTRSALAELGQDADSELAARVRYTLAGNLLSVDSQTAAFAYSSEALAMIPEDPPSRTWVWAAATHVLAARHVGENETALRVARRALGVAERLGVTDAQADLLISLAVFDGAGRRGPEGRERLVKARDLARSSGNAPVELRALFNLAMGCYESGALSECVPWLTEGLDRARQAGLLSSTYPLEMRYLRLLVLHVLGRWDECVRAAEADPEQPPAAGGYTVGPALYVALARGDLAAADRARALLEGPFDWMATLVAGIVLTDAAALRGDPEDAVRWMRSTVTALADEAVPRPGVTVRLAALALSAVADAAAGLRLTGDEAGARRWTGTAAELVELARAVATHGEDGTPQGPEGQAWLARAEAEWVRATKGPDAAAWSEAVTAFGYGDVYELARCRVRYAEALVVAGRREEAAAEARAARETADDLGATPLREQVDALVRRSRLSDASGDADRAGTLTAREQDVLRLLALGRSNRQIGEELFISGKTASVHVSNILAKLGASSRGEAVAIAYREGLITPEPSTSG